A window of the Mesotoga prima MesG1.Ag.4.2 genome harbors these coding sequences:
- a CDS encoding 8-oxoguanine deaminase, with amino-acid sequence MKTVLKNIDYLVTMNEKREELKDAYVVVEDGIIIDVGKGTPPPGDVEIDLAGRIITPGFVNTHHHFYQSLFRSVKEVASAKLFDWLVFLYERWKNLDNEAIYVSSKVAIYEMMMSGVTTTTDMLYLHPKGRSEFIDSEIEAARSTGVRFHPTRGSMSLSRKDGGLPPDTVVQSEREIIEDSVRLIEKYHDREKHSMLRIALAPCSPFSVTEESMVRTAELAGQYDVLLHTHLAETRDEDDFCIEKKGLRPVDFMEKVGWLNERSWFAHLVWLSDEDIKKLAGHDCGMAHCPSSNMRLGSGIARVKEMKEAGMRIGLAVDGSSSNDTGNMLLEIRNALMLQRVLKGADALTPRDVLEFATLGGARVLRMDDFIGSVEVGKSADLAAFRLDTLSMSGGLSDPVASLVLCDPHKSDMVMINGKIRVQNGRVIDSELPGLIKRHNEISSKLIGGEY; translated from the coding sequence TTGAAAACAGTACTCAAGAACATAGACTATCTTGTGACAATGAATGAAAAGAGAGAGGAGCTTAAAGACGCTTATGTGGTCGTCGAAGATGGAATAATAATCGATGTCGGCAAGGGAACTCCTCCTCCGGGCGACGTGGAGATCGACCTGGCCGGACGAATCATCACTCCCGGCTTTGTCAACACTCATCATCATTTCTATCAGTCGCTATTCCGCAGCGTAAAGGAAGTCGCATCGGCGAAATTGTTTGACTGGCTTGTCTTCCTATATGAGCGGTGGAAGAACCTCGATAATGAAGCGATATACGTGAGCAGCAAAGTGGCAATTTACGAAATGATGATGTCTGGGGTTACAACTACAACCGACATGTTGTACCTTCACCCGAAGGGAAGAAGTGAGTTCATCGACAGCGAAATTGAGGCGGCGCGCAGTACCGGGGTGAGATTTCACCCCACCAGGGGCTCGATGTCTCTCTCCAGAAAAGACGGAGGCTTACCCCCCGATACGGTCGTTCAGAGTGAGAGAGAGATAATAGAGGACTCCGTAAGACTTATAGAAAAGTATCACGACAGAGAGAAACACTCGATGCTGCGGATAGCTCTGGCGCCATGCTCTCCCTTCTCGGTGACTGAAGAGTCGATGGTCAGGACGGCCGAACTCGCCGGGCAGTACGACGTGCTTCTTCACACACATCTCGCCGAAACGAGGGACGAAGACGATTTCTGTATCGAGAAGAAGGGACTGAGACCGGTTGATTTCATGGAAAAGGTCGGCTGGCTTAACGAGCGAAGCTGGTTCGCCCATCTCGTATGGCTGAGCGATGAAGACATCAAGAAGCTTGCCGGGCATGACTGCGGCATGGCTCACTGCCCTTCCTCAAACATGAGACTTGGATCGGGAATCGCCCGTGTAAAAGAAATGAAGGAAGCAGGAATGAGAATCGGCCTTGCCGTCGACGGAAGCTCATCGAACGATACAGGAAACATGCTTTTGGAGATACGAAATGCTCTGATGCTTCAAAGGGTTTTGAAAGGTGCCGATGCTCTCACTCCCAGAGATGTTCTTGAATTTGCGACTCTTGGAGGGGCCCGGGTATTGAGAATGGATGATTTCATAGGATCGGTCGAGGTTGGAAAATCGGCGGACCTTGCTGCCTTTAGACTTGATACTCTGTCTATGTCAGGGGGACTCTCCGATCCTGTTGCATCTCTCGTTCTCTGTGATCCGCACAAAAGTGACATGGTCATGATAAACGGGAAGATCCGTGTCCAGAACGGAAGGGTAATCGATAGTGAACTTCCAGGTTTGATAAAGAGACACAACGAGATATCTTCGAAGCTGATCGGAGGGGAGTACTGA
- a CDS encoding M24 family metallopeptidase, with product MLIEEFRRRIDGLREEISSRGAGAFLISKCCNFSWVTFGARSHITLNSTEGEASVLVTLDRVYIITNNIEKQRIQEVEFHEELLGEFGFLEYNWFETYGEKRLIDNLLKGKLLSDTGRYDSEYVDLTEMRTVLSVYEIETYRALGRDCDDIFSSIIPGLKRNMTELEVQGLFYEAMSKRDIEPILTLVFSEDSSLSYRHNLSRNVKLDRRGFVSICARRRGLIVSSSRSFMFEPVEEISLQHERNCFVDAVAIDSSKPGERLSNVFEKLVEAYEHVGRGGEWKLHHQGGVAGYLPREVHGNLKSDFILKRGNAVAWNPTIRGTKSEDTVLIGDFGDSNISFPQTSSWPELKYEFDGSTVRRPAILLVDKV from the coding sequence ATGCTGATAGAAGAGTTCAGAAGGAGAATTGATGGTCTTAGGGAAGAGATATCTTCCAGAGGAGCCGGTGCTTTTCTGATAAGCAAGTGCTGCAATTTTTCTTGGGTAACTTTTGGAGCCAGGAGTCATATTACTCTAAATTCTACGGAAGGCGAGGCATCGGTTCTGGTAACACTTGACAGGGTTTACATTATCACGAACAATATTGAAAAGCAAAGGATACAGGAAGTCGAATTTCACGAGGAGCTTCTGGGTGAGTTTGGATTTCTTGAGTACAACTGGTTTGAGACTTATGGTGAAAAGAGGTTAATCGACAACCTGCTAAAAGGAAAGCTTCTCTCCGATACCGGAAGGTATGACAGCGAATACGTTGACCTAACAGAAATGCGCACAGTCCTCAGTGTTTATGAGATAGAAACCTACAGAGCTCTCGGAAGAGATTGTGATGATATCTTTTCTTCAATTATTCCGGGTTTGAAGAGGAATATGACCGAGCTCGAAGTTCAAGGTCTATTCTATGAAGCCATGTCAAAGAGAGATATCGAACCAATACTGACACTTGTCTTTTCCGAGGACAGTTCTCTAAGTTACAGGCACAACCTATCTCGAAACGTCAAACTTGATAGGAGAGGATTTGTAAGCATCTGTGCCAGAAGGCGCGGGCTAATTGTTTCGTCCAGCAGATCGTTCATGTTCGAGCCTGTGGAGGAGATCAGCCTTCAGCACGAGCGGAACTGTTTTGTGGATGCTGTTGCAATCGATTCCTCAAAGCCGGGAGAGAGGCTTTCCAATGTCTTTGAGAAGCTTGTGGAGGCCTACGAACACGTTGGCAGGGGAGGGGAATGGAAGCTTCATCATCAGGGTGGAGTAGCTGGCTATCTGCCGAGAGAAGTGCACGGCAATCTCAAGAGCGATTTTATTCTCAAGAGGGGAAATGCCGTCGCATGGAATCCCACAATAAGGGGAACTAAGTCCGAAGACACGGTATTGATTGGAGATTTTGGAGACAGCAATATTTCGTTCCCCCAGACCAGTTCCTGGCCAGAACTGAAGTACGAATTCGACGGCTCGACGGTGAGAAGACCGGCGATCCTCCTGGTTGACAAGGTCTGA
- the smpB gene encoding SsrA-binding protein has product MKTVVTNKKARFQYHLMDSYEAGIELVGTEVKSLRLGGASLIDAYCKIESGEIFLVDCNISLYTHGNVWNHEPRRKRRLLMHRKEILRLDQKTKEKGLTIIPLKIYFNDKGKAKVEICLAKGKRLFDKREDIAKRDVERRMRQQADL; this is encoded by the coding sequence ATGAAGACGGTTGTTACTAATAAGAAGGCGCGTTTCCAGTATCACCTTATGGATTCGTATGAGGCGGGAATTGAGCTCGTAGGAACCGAAGTGAAATCGCTGCGTCTAGGTGGAGCATCTCTCATTGATGCGTACTGCAAGATCGAAAGCGGCGAGATATTTCTGGTTGACTGCAATATTAGTCTATACACTCACGGCAATGTCTGGAATCATGAACCGCGCAGAAAGAGAAGGTTACTGATGCACAGAAAGGAAATTCTTAGGCTGGACCAAAAGACAAAGGAAAAGGGACTTACCATTATCCCTTTGAAAATATACTTCAATGATAAAGGGAAGGCAAAGGTCGAAATCTGTCTTGCAAAGGGAAAGAGGCTATTCGATAAGAGAGAAGATATAGCAAAGAGAGATGTCGAGAGAAGAATGAGGCAGCAGGCAGATCTGTGA
- a CDS encoding Ldh family oxidoreductase, with translation MGKPVAYENLRRLCEEILLSENFGIEAAHEIVDVLLEADLRGIPSHGVARLGRYIKERDSGNILLDSKPSIVHDTPVSATVDGNGGPGQCVSNYAMDLAIRKGKESMIGLVSVRNSNHYGISAYYSEKALSKKMIGIAMTNSYPLVVPTFGKEAVLGTNPFSVAIPGLKKNFILDMATSVVTRGKLEVYDRLGRDIPNGWAVDETGRNTTSPRRVLNNFNSRNPGGILPLGGSEEDFGGHKGYGMALLVDLLSAGLSLGRWSAETYSGSQAGVSHFFGCFSLELFGDRSSLIEHLEHIVDGVVSSKKADGHNKIYYHGEKEAMARERAVTSGIDLDQKTRDSLVSLAKKHSLSIPVELLD, from the coding sequence ATGGGTAAACCCGTAGCATATGAAAACCTCAGGAGGCTCTGCGAAGAGATTCTTCTTTCCGAGAATTTCGGCATAGAGGCCGCTCATGAAATAGTGGACGTTTTGTTGGAAGCTGATTTGCGTGGCATTCCTTCACACGGTGTCGCAAGACTTGGTAGATACATAAAGGAAAGAGATAGCGGAAATATTCTGCTAGATTCCAAGCCATCGATAGTACATGATACTCCGGTTTCGGCCACAGTTGACGGTAATGGCGGTCCAGGACAATGTGTTTCCAACTACGCGATGGATCTTGCAATAAGAAAAGGGAAAGAATCGATGATTGGTCTTGTTTCAGTTAGAAACTCGAATCACTATGGCATCTCAGCCTATTATTCCGAAAAAGCGCTTTCAAAAAAGATGATAGGAATAGCGATGACCAACAGCTACCCTCTCGTAGTTCCGACCTTCGGGAAGGAGGCCGTTCTAGGCACAAATCCCTTTTCAGTAGCAATTCCTGGGCTGAAAAAGAATTTTATACTGGATATGGCTACTAGCGTTGTGACCAGGGGAAAATTAGAGGTTTACGATAGGCTTGGAAGAGATATTCCAAATGGCTGGGCAGTGGATGAAACAGGTAGAAACACAACCTCTCCCAGAAGGGTTTTGAACAACTTCAACAGTCGAAACCCCGGAGGTATTCTTCCTTTGGGAGGATCCGAAGAGGATTTTGGTGGTCACAAGGGCTATGGTATGGCCCTTCTCGTCGATCTCTTGTCTGCCGGTCTCTCTTTGGGTAGATGGAGTGCCGAAACTTATTCCGGCTCTCAAGCAGGTGTCTCTCACTTCTTCGGATGCTTCAGCCTGGAGCTCTTTGGTGATCGATCTTCCCTTATAGAACATCTCGAACACATAGTGGATGGGGTCGTTTCAAGCAAGAAGGCCGACGGTCATAACAAAATCTACTACCACGGAGAGAAAGAGGCTATGGCAAGAGAGAGAGCTGTGACTTCGGGCATAGATTTAGACCAGAAGACAAGGGACTCACTTGTCTCACTTGCGAAAAAACACTCTCTATCTATTCCCGTTGAGTTACTGGACTAG
- a CDS encoding M20 family metallopeptidase, giving the protein MKLSDKELEKLLLELCSANTTNPPGNEDRAVEILQRVLVDRNVHIEIQKVAENRSNLVARLQRDPALPYLLLSGHMDVVPAGSNWDSDPFKPKLVDGKLFARGSADMKGGLSALTAALIDLSEDSDFSWNVALIATCDEEVGCSGIRHFLEHQTFDVSGVIIGEPTSLRLATGEKGAIWLKLKFRGKSAHGSQPQNGINAVTKLFSAYTELSQVLGKIEGLTESLNIIRGGSKENTVPDEAECVIDIRFAENTDSAEIIALVDSVLSKYNQSERIILLNRESFSSSGNLTESVKEVLKEKAMNAEELTMTYFTDGAFTASQGIETVILGPGSPSMAHRSNEYVELEEVHMARRLYSKIARNYFERTR; this is encoded by the coding sequence ATGAAATTGAGCGATAAAGAACTCGAAAAGCTTCTGCTAGAGCTTTGCAGCGCAAATACAACAAATCCTCCTGGAAACGAAGATCGAGCCGTTGAGATTCTTCAGAGAGTGCTTGTAGACAGGAACGTTCATATTGAGATACAGAAAGTCGCAGAGAATCGCTCAAATCTTGTCGCAAGACTTCAAAGAGACCCGGCCTTACCTTACCTTCTCCTGTCAGGTCACATGGACGTAGTACCGGCTGGATCAAACTGGGACTCGGATCCCTTCAAACCGAAACTTGTGGACGGCAAGTTGTTTGCGAGGGGTTCAGCAGACATGAAGGGCGGGTTAAGCGCCCTAACTGCAGCTCTAATAGATCTTTCGGAAGACAGCGATTTTTCTTGGAATGTTGCGCTCATTGCGACCTGTGATGAAGAAGTCGGCTGCTCAGGGATACGCCATTTTCTCGAGCATCAAACCTTTGACGTTTCAGGCGTAATCATTGGTGAGCCTACCTCCTTGAGACTTGCGACAGGTGAAAAAGGGGCGATATGGCTTAAACTGAAATTCAGAGGCAAATCAGCGCACGGTTCGCAACCGCAAAACGGAATCAACGCAGTTACAAAGCTTTTCAGTGCCTACACTGAGCTTTCTCAGGTTCTCGGGAAAATAGAAGGGCTTACTGAGAGCCTGAACATCATTCGAGGTGGATCGAAAGAAAATACCGTTCCCGATGAGGCCGAATGTGTTATCGACATTCGTTTTGCAGAGAACACAGATTCTGCAGAAATCATCGCTCTGGTAGATTCCGTTCTAAGCAAATACAATCAATCAGAGAGAATTATATTGCTCAACAGGGAGTCTTTCTCCTCTTCCGGCAATCTCACCGAATCTGTTAAAGAAGTGCTTAAAGAGAAGGCTATGAACGCAGAAGAGCTCACGATGACCTATTTTACTGATGGCGCCTTTACTGCATCGCAAGGGATTGAGACGGTAATACTAGGTCCCGGAAGTCCCTCAATGGCACACAGGTCGAACGAATATGTGGAACTTGAAGAAGTTCATATGGCCCGTAGGCTGTATTCAAAAATAGCAAGGAACTACTTTGAAAGGACTAGATAA
- a CDS encoding UxaA family hydrolase produces the protein METFKGYLRSDGSAGVRNHVLVLPSVLCSANVARRISSAVPGSVVASHNQGCAQLGDDFKQTRRTLINTALNPNIAAVLVVGLGCERVSPHELRDIIQDHGKPAEVIMIQDYGTVEAIERGIAIVKDMVKEASKIERKEVSLSSLVLGMECGGSDFSSGLSANPVVGQVADFLAKKKGRVILSETTELVGAEHLLFERMSDESMKQRFTKMLQRMIDESLKNSRDVVDKENVPNNISPGNVRGGLTTLEEKSLGAMIKGGKVPIVGVKEYGEVIDAEPGLYLMDTPGYDVESVTGMVAGGATVVLFTTGQGTPTGHAIAPVIKITGNRQTAKKMSDNIDFDCSAIIYGEETLEESGRKLFDLVLRIANGELTKAEVLGQDDYSIWNVGIKL, from the coding sequence ATGGAGACTTTCAAGGGGTACCTAAGAAGTGATGGAAGTGCAGGGGTCAGGAACCACGTTTTAGTTCTGCCAAGTGTTCTCTGCTCGGCAAATGTTGCAAGAAGAATTTCGTCCGCGGTTCCCGGATCGGTTGTGGCAAGCCATAACCAAGGCTGCGCACAACTTGGCGACGATTTCAAACAGACCAGAAGGACATTGATAAATACTGCTCTGAACCCGAACATAGCCGCCGTTCTCGTAGTTGGGCTAGGATGTGAGAGAGTCTCTCCTCACGAGCTTAGAGACATAATTCAAGATCATGGTAAACCTGCCGAGGTAATCATGATCCAGGACTATGGAACCGTTGAAGCAATAGAAAGAGGAATAGCGATTGTAAAGGATATGGTGAAGGAAGCTTCCAAAATCGAACGCAAAGAAGTTTCACTGTCATCGCTTGTATTGGGAATGGAATGCGGGGGGTCTGACTTCTCGTCAGGTCTTTCTGCCAATCCGGTAGTAGGTCAGGTAGCCGACTTTTTGGCGAAAAAGAAAGGAAGGGTAATACTATCTGAAACCACTGAACTGGTAGGCGCGGAGCACTTGCTCTTCGAAAGAATGTCTGATGAGTCCATGAAGCAGCGGTTCACCAAAATGCTCCAGAGAATGATTGACGAAAGTCTCAAGAACAGTCGCGATGTAGTTGACAAAGAGAACGTTCCTAACAACATCTCTCCCGGAAATGTCAGGGGAGGTTTGACTACTCTCGAAGAAAAGTCTCTCGGAGCCATGATAAAGGGAGGTAAAGTCCCCATTGTTGGTGTAAAAGAGTATGGTGAGGTAATTGATGCTGAACCCGGTCTTTATCTTATGGATACTCCAGGATATGACGTTGAATCCGTTACTGGTATGGTGGCGGGCGGAGCAACAGTCGTGCTCTTCACAACAGGGCAGGGGACCCCTACCGGCCACGCGATAGCCCCGGTCATAAAGATTACTGGAAACCGTCAGACTGCAAAAAAGATGAGTGACAATATCGACTTCGACTGCAGCGCGATCATCTATGGGGAAGAGACTCTGGAAGAGAGTGGAAGGAAGTTGTTCGATCTTGTATTAAGGATTGCAAACGGTGAACTGACAAAAGCAGAGGTTCTGGGGCAGGATGATTACTCGATCTGGAATGTGGGAATCAAATTATGA
- a CDS encoding UxaA family hydrolase: MKQAIMLSVNDNVATVLEKVAKGEEIEMKGTSQVGTIVAKEEIPFGHKIAVRDIRKKERIIKYDNKIGVATADIATGQHVHIQNVASERTEIKEGGERA, translated from the coding sequence ATGAAACAGGCCATCATGCTATCCGTTAACGACAATGTCGCTACGGTGCTCGAGAAAGTCGCTAAAGGCGAAGAGATCGAGATGAAGGGCACCTCTCAAGTGGGAACGATAGTTGCAAAGGAGGAAATTCCTTTCGGGCACAAAATAGCCGTTAGAGACATCAGAAAGAAAGAGAGAATAATCAAATACGACAACAAAATAGGTGTAGCAACTGCAGATATAGCTACTGGTCAGCATGTTCACATCCAGAATGTTGCTAGTGAAAGAACCGAGATCAAAGAGGGAGGTGAACGGGCTTAA
- a CDS encoding GntR family transcriptional regulator produces the protein MNRSADTNHFHGIQYQLYRSIRNSIVELEIPPGSRLTIDRLKRIYGVSSTPVRGALHKLKEDGLVAPGIAKSFYVKEILEEDVRKLFPIRFVLEKLALSESIFRIDRETISNLIVRMRKHLAEPEETKNNVPYDIDYRLHREILSNCNNEYLIEMMSKISILITRMRNVIKYYLLEQQKDWIICEMEEHFKIAQGILEGDLEKASNALETHLIHSMGMICSILGSNNVEYTARGSFVELED, from the coding sequence TTGAATAGATCGGCAGACACAAACCATTTTCATGGAATCCAATACCAACTTTACAGATCGATCAGAAACAGCATAGTAGAGCTGGAAATTCCCCCAGGTTCGAGGCTTACGATAGATCGGCTGAAGAGAATCTACGGGGTTTCTTCAACTCCAGTCAGGGGGGCTCTCCACAAACTAAAGGAAGACGGTTTGGTAGCACCTGGAATTGCAAAGAGTTTCTACGTTAAGGAGATTCTTGAAGAGGATGTGAGGAAGCTCTTCCCAATAAGATTTGTGCTGGAGAAGCTTGCGTTGAGTGAATCGATCTTTCGCATCGATAGGGAAACGATATCTAACCTAATAGTGAGAATGCGGAAGCATCTTGCGGAACCGGAAGAGACAAAGAATAACGTCCCATATGACATAGATTATAGGTTGCACAGAGAGATTTTGAGCAACTGCAACAATGAATACCTGATTGAAATGATGTCCAAAATCTCGATTCTCATTACGAGAATGCGTAACGTTATAAAGTACTATCTTCTTGAACAGCAGAAGGATTGGATCATCTGCGAAATGGAGGAACACTTCAAGATCGCTCAAGGAATTCTCGAGGGAGACCTGGAAAAGGCCTCGAACGCACTGGAAACTCATCTGATACATTCAATGGGTATGATTTGTTCTATTCTAGGATCAAACAACGTTGAATATACTGCTAGAGGAAGCTTTGTTGAATTGGAGGATTAA
- a CDS encoding sugar phosphate isomerase/epimerase family protein: MAVSFMVANDDIPAGAKVTGLTGRLEETIPALVEAGFRFFELMIADPGKVEIEKVKRLEREHSAKCIFLCTGEMAGTAGLYLNHIDINERRRAVNSFMSAARKAYELGVDLNIGRLRGVIWSDGLQKSLDRLAESLTEIDTFVKNELEGLSVLIEPLRKVVCPILNNCQEAADFFETRGLSSYGILVDSDHFNEEVDSSFVSSNIGLVKHVHLADSNHKPLGQGTIDFHKFLNLLTQSGYRRNFSVEVFCDEDQIETLNDTRIFLRELSLLKEGSF, translated from the coding sequence GTGGCAGTGAGTTTTATGGTAGCCAATGACGATATTCCGGCCGGCGCAAAGGTTACCGGCCTGACGGGGAGGCTTGAAGAAACGATTCCGGCGTTAGTCGAAGCCGGGTTCAGATTCTTTGAACTTATGATTGCCGATCCAGGCAAAGTAGAGATAGAGAAGGTCAAACGTCTGGAGAGGGAGCACTCCGCAAAATGTATATTTCTTTGCACCGGGGAAATGGCAGGAACGGCCGGTCTCTATCTGAATCATATCGATATCAATGAGAGAAGAAGAGCTGTCAATTCATTCATGTCGGCGGCGAGAAAGGCTTATGAACTGGGCGTAGATCTAAATATCGGGAGACTGAGAGGTGTTATATGGTCGGATGGCCTTCAGAAGTCCCTAGACCGGCTGGCCGAGTCTCTTACAGAGATCGATACTTTCGTTAAGAATGAACTCGAAGGGCTTTCAGTTCTAATTGAACCTCTCCGGAAGGTGGTCTGCCCGATTCTGAACAACTGTCAAGAAGCCGCCGATTTCTTCGAGACGAGAGGGCTTAGCAGTTATGGTATTCTCGTCGATTCAGACCATTTTAATGAAGAGGTGGACTCTTCATTTGTGAGCTCTAATATTGGATTAGTGAAACACGTCCACCTTGCCGATTCCAATCACAAACCTCTTGGCCAAGGAACGATAGATTTTCACAAATTCCTCAACTTGTTGACACAGTCCGGATATAGAAGAAACTTCAGTGTAGAGGTCTTCTGTGATGAAGATCAGATCGAAACCCTGAATGACACCAGAATCTTTTTGAGAGAGTTGTCTCTTCTCAAGGAGGGATCGTTTTGA